The Polypterus senegalus isolate Bchr_013 chromosome 1, ASM1683550v1, whole genome shotgun sequence genome includes a window with the following:
- the LOC120514187 gene encoding zinc finger BED domain-containing protein 5-like, with protein MDKKVKEQVISSIKSIPLSDTTAARRVDVLTTDVFDTLLNQLRKADFISLAVDESTDNSDVAQLCMFVRFFDGHCFKEDILGLIPLEGNTTGEILFQKIFDFFQENGLDLERINLLVTDGAPSMAGKIKGLSARLSALAPKMKSLYCLIHQNVLCPQLSGELKNTMDSVMATINFIRSTSSLQHRLFHKLLADMSAEHVDLLLHNNVRWLSQGNSLMRVCELRKEIITFLRECKHRKAETFLTNMLDDKFVSEMCFLCDILHHLNVLNLGLQGRDKTVADVVEMLTAFQNKLDIFSSDLSSRLLHFPTLSGFIKSSQSGKVTKVMSDFLDHLKHNFAQRFNDFDIPKELLHVVRNPFTSTPNTSPKAAEFLKLHGIDEGPLQLEMIEMQASCELKDVLQEKGCTELWTKHIVPEMFPNMKKLAMCVLTMFGSTYTCESSFSHMNAIKTDNRISLTNEHLHHCLRIAVTPYEPNFSRLAQSMKCHFSH; from the coding sequence ATGGATAAAAAAGTGAAAGAGCAAGTTATATCTTCGATTAAATCAATCCCACTGTCCGATACAACAGCTGCGAGAAGGGTGGACGTTTTAACTACGGATGTTTTTGACACTCTTCTTAATCAACTGAGGAAGGCTGATTTCATATCTCTGGCTGTGGATGAATCAACAGACAACTCGGATGTAGCTCAACTTTGTATGTTTGTGCGATTTTTCGATGGTCACTGTTTCAAAGAGGACATATTGGGATTAATACCACTGGAAGGGAATACAACAGGAGAAATTCTCTTCCAgaagatttttgatttttttcaagagAATGGACTGGACTTGGAGCGTATCAACCTGCTTGTTACAGATGGTGCGCCCTCGATGGCAGGGAAGATCAAAGGACTGTCTGCACGGCTGTCTGCACTTGCGCCAAAAATGAAGTCGCTGTACTGCCTTATCCATCAGAATGTCCTTTGCCCACAATTAAGTGGTGAGTTGAAAAACACAATGGATTCTGTTATGGCTACAATTAACTTTATCAGATCAACATCTAGTCTCCAACACAGACTGTTTCACAAACTTCTTGCTGATATGTCAGCTGAGCATGTTGACCTACTTTTGCATAATAATGTGAGGTGGTTAAGCCAGGGAAACTCACTCATGAGAGTCTGTGAACTGAGGAAAGAAATCATCACTTTCCTTCGTGAATGCAAGCACAGAAAGGCTGAAACatttctgaccaacatgttggaTGATAAATTTGTGTCTGAGATGTGTTTTTTATGTGATATCCTTCATCATTTGAATGTACTTAACCTGGGACTTCAGGGGAGAGATAAAACAGTTGCTGATGTGGTTGAAATGCTAACTGCTTTTCAAAATAAACTGGATATTTTTTCATCTGATCTCAGTAGCAGACTGCTGCACTTTCCAACCCTCAGTGGCTTCATCAAGTCATCACAAAGTGGTAAAGTCACAAAGGTCATGTCAGACTTTCTGGACCATTTGAAACACAACTTTGCACAGAGATTCAATGACTTTGACATTCCCAAAGAGTTGCTGCATGTTGTGAGGAACCCTTTCACCAGCACACCCAATACTTCCCCCAAAGCAGCAGAGTTCCTAAAGTTGCATGGCATTGATGAAGGTCCCCTGCAACTTGAAATGATTGAAATGCAAGCATCATGTGAATTAAAGGATGTCCTTCAGGAAAAAGGCTGCACAGAGCTTTGGACAAAGCACATTGTCCCAGAGATGTTCCCAAACATGAAAAAATTGGCCATGTGTGTGTTAAcaatgtttggatcaacatatacatgtgaatCATCCTTCTCTCACATGAATGCCATAAAAACAGACAATCGGATCTCCTTGACAAATGAGCATCTGCATCATTGTTTGCGGATTGCTGTCACCCCATATGAACCTAACTTTTCTCGTCTTGCCCAGTCAATGAAGTGTCACTTTTCTCATTAG